The Rhinoraja longicauda isolate Sanriku21f chromosome 19, sRhiLon1.1, whole genome shotgun sequence genome includes a window with the following:
- the LOC144602544 gene encoding uncharacterized protein LOC144602544 — translation MEVITSERRRYPGSVKRCSNEQRRRLSGGVKRARYPTSSCPPVSVEVSDVPAGRASSVVQGTVDVSDRRINNEGPSAFVMAGVPGAFRSLKDAFPWLTVVGNAALAGFLYGLETLLEMSKPCPCDPERNGGHVAAVFLVPAFILFMISLTALPDSRRLLKGWACRRLIGVEESKQEQWCRRCCCNCKRCRFTLITLLEALMPSFIWISILLIDGDHVACNFQTQADVGTNDSLDCKHICSDHPTPQLRHHCHGSWVAGNVLLAASVGLLTILHFIPARKCGDRTQEGYYKAVFNNELEDAMEIKMEEKMKKRATVRAAGDAQKLMEDLKLSYPAKKAVETWTMAVRRRSRAVGTRSRAVGTRSRAVGTRSRAVVTMAVGTRSRAVGTRSRGVGRRYRAVGRAIWSFNVSFPH, via the exons CGTCGGCGCTATCCAGGAAGCGTGAAACGTTGTTCGAACGAGCAGCGCCGCCGCCTCTCGGGCGGGGTTAAACGGGCCAGATACCCAACTTCCTCTTGCCCGCCGGTCAGTGTGGAGGTGTCGGATGTCCCAGCTGGACGGGCATCGTCTGTGGTGCAAGGAACTGTGGACGTTTCGGATCGCAGAATAAATAACGAGGGACCCAGCGCTTTTGTGATGGCGGGGGTTCCGGGCGCTTTCAGGAGTTTGAAAGACGCCTTCCCCTGGCTGACAGTGGTCGGTAACGCGGCGCTGGCGGGGTTCTTATACGGTCTGGAGACCTTACTTGAGATGAGCAAACCCTGCCCCTGCGACCCGGAGCGGAACGGGGGCCACGTCGCCGCGGTGTTCCTGGTGCCCGCGTTCATCCTCTTCATGATCAGCCTGACGGCGCTGCCTGATTCACGGAGGCTGCTGAAGGGCTGGGCGTGCCGGAGGCTAATCGGCGTAGAGGAGTCGAAGCAAGAGCAGTGgtgccgccgctgctgctgcaactGTAAGCGATGTCGATTCACGCTCATCACGCTGCTGGAAGCGCTGATGCCGTCCTTCATCTGGATCAGCATTCTGCTGATAGACGGCGATCACGTCGCCTGCAACTTCCAGACACAAGCAGACGTAGGGACAAACGACAGTCTGGACTGCAAGCACATTTGCAGCGATCATCCCACGCCCCAGCTGCGCCACCACTGCCACGGATCGTGG GTAGCTGGCAACGTTTTGTTGGCGGCGAGCGTGGGTTTATTGACCATCCTGCACTTCATCCCTGCGCGCAAGTGTGGCGACCGCACACAGGAGGGCTATTACAAGGCCGTGTTCAATAATGAACTGGAGGATGCGATGGAGATCAAGATGGAGGAGAAAATGAAGAAGAGAGCCACGGTGCGCGCCGCCGGCGATGCGCAAAAACTGATGGAAGACCTAAAACTGAGCTACCCCGCGAAGAAGGCAGTCGAGACATGGACAATGGCAGTCAGGAGAAGGTCAAGGGCAGTCGGAACAAGGTCAAGGGCAGTCGGAACAAGGTCAAGGGCAGTCGGAACAAGGTCAAGGGCAGTCGTGACAATGGCAGTCGGGACAAGGTCAAGGGCAGTCGGAACAAGGTCCCGAGGAGTCGGAAGAAGGTACCGAGCAGTCGGGAGAGCGATATGGAGCTTCAACGTCAGCTTTCCCCATTAG
- the LOC144602545 gene encoding mediator of DNA damage checkpoint protein 1-like: MKAEFHAFEMQCTKQSGRNRYYLSPRSFLLDDREQERNFNFSIRDSIQKAKEQRLLQDYRIHVTPGVQPDPGQMATILRCSGAMVLPNMPRANKEKTLVISCAGDLPKCKAALNANIPVVDVEFALTGILQQAVDLGKYRLGSDEAVSHSKPQGKGRSMRSLATGSSPVPGGKRKKR; the protein is encoded by the exons ATGAAAGCAGAGTTCCATGCTTTTGAAATGCAATGTACCAAGCAG AGCGGGAGGAACCGCTACTACCTGTCACCTCGTAGCTTCCTGCTCGATGACCGCGAGCAAGAGCGCAACTTCAACTTCAGCATCCGCGACTCCATTCAGAAGGCCAAGGAGCAGAGGCTGTTACAG GATTATCGGATCCACGTAACGCCGGGAGTGCAGCCAGACCCCGGCCAGATGGCGACCATCCTTCGGTGTAGCGGAGCCATGGTGCTACCCAACATGCCCAGAGCCAACAAG gagaAGACGCTGGTGATTTCGTGCGCGGGCGACCTCCCCAAGTGCAAAGCTGCCCTCAACGCCAACATCCCGGTGGTGGACGTGGAGTTTGCCTTGACGGGCATCCTGCAGCAGGCCGTGGACCTGGGCAAATATCGGCTGGGCAGCGATGAGGCGGTCTCCCACAGCAAGCCGCAGGGCAAAGGGAGAAGCATGCGGTCTCTAGCAACGGGCTCGTCGCCAGTACCCGGGGGCAAGAGGAAGAAACGGTGA